A region from the Streptomyces tsukubensis genome encodes:
- a CDS encoding VOC family protein, giving the protein MSTGTATAPAIRLLSVDFDCPDPVELARFYGEALGLPVVHSSDDFVLLGREGSPGLGFIRVADYRRPTWPDPSQGKQAHMELGVDDLEAARARMLALGAVEPPAQPHPEQRTVLLDPAGHPFCLSTQD; this is encoded by the coding sequence ATGAGTACTGGAACCGCAACCGCACCGGCGATCCGTCTGCTGTCCGTCGACTTCGACTGCCCGGACCCCGTCGAGCTGGCCCGTTTCTACGGCGAGGCGCTCGGCCTGCCCGTCGTCCACTCCAGCGACGACTTCGTGCTGCTCGGCCGGGAGGGTTCGCCGGGGCTGGGCTTCATCCGGGTCGCCGACTACCGGCGTCCGACCTGGCCGGACCCTTCCCAGGGGAAGCAGGCGCATATGGAGCTGGGCGTCGACGATCTGGAGGCGGCCCGGGCACGGATGCTGGCCCTGGGCGCCGTGGAGCCCCCGGCCCAACCGCATCCCGAGCAGCGCACGGTCCTGCTGGACCCCGCCGGCCATCCGTTCTGCCTCTCCACCCAGGACTGA